The following are encoded in a window of Lactobacillus panisapium genomic DNA:
- a CDS encoding aldose 1-epimerase family protein — protein sequence MDYTIKNSILQVVISSTGAEIQSVKSQHSGYEYIWQADPNVWQRHAPVLFPIVGKLQDDEYTYQGKTYHMTQHGFARDMEFTVEHQTAESITFLLTDTPETLAIYPFKFELRVNYNLLNNLLEENFSVTNRSDGEMIFGIGGHPGFNIPTDEKVAKEDFYFSTKPSRARVQIPLKGAYLDWDNRSLASTNSLITLSDHLFKNDALIFQLRGHDNRVSLKTDTSNFHVNVWLRDAPFVGIWSQYPKTADYVCIEPWWGIADRADTNQKLEEKYGMNHLDANATFTAGFSMAFHDQD from the coding sequence ATGGATTACACTATCAAGAACAGTATTTTACAAGTCGTCATATCAAGTACTGGCGCTGAAATTCAAAGCGTGAAGAGCCAACACAGCGGATATGAGTATATATGGCAAGCTGACCCTAATGTTTGGCAGCGCCATGCACCGGTTTTATTTCCCATCGTTGGCAAATTGCAAGATGATGAGTATACCTATCAAGGTAAAACCTATCATATGACCCAGCATGGTTTTGCCCGGGATATGGAGTTTACTGTTGAACATCAGACCGCTGAAAGTATCACTTTTTTGTTAACTGATACGCCAGAGACATTAGCGATTTACCCGTTCAAGTTTGAACTACGGGTAAATTACAATTTGCTTAATAACTTGTTGGAAGAAAATTTCAGTGTGACCAACCGGTCTGATGGCGAAATGATTTTTGGTATTGGTGGTCATCCAGGGTTTAATATTCCAACAGATGAAAAGGTAGCAAAAGAAGATTTTTACTTTAGTACCAAACCTTCGCGGGCCCGGGTTCAAATTCCGCTAAAAGGGGCATATTTGGACTGGGATAACCGCTCACTAGCATCAACTAACAGCTTGATAACTTTAAGTGATCATTTATTTAAAAATGATGCTTTAATTTTTCAATTGCGTGGTCATGATAATCGCGTTTCACTAAAAACAGATACTAGTAATTTCCATGTAAATGTTTGGTTGCGTGATGCTCCATTTGTTGGTATTTGGTCGCAATACCCTAAAACGGCTGATTATGTTTGTATTGAGCCATGGTGGGGGATTGCCGATCGGGCAGATACGAACCAAAAGTTAGAAGAAAAGTATGGCATGAATCATTTAGATGCTAACGCAACCTTTACCGCTGGTTTTAGTATGGCTTTTCATGATCAAGACTAG
- the parE gene encoding DNA topoisomerase IV subunit B, giving the protein MVKANKKTNSYDDSSIQILHGLEAVRKRPGMYIGSTDIHGLNQLVYEIVDNSVDEAMAGFGQEIDVTIHQDNSVTVRDFGRGMPTGMHKSGRPTIEVILTVLHAGGKFTEQNYKTSGGLHGVGSSVVNALSSYMDVKVVRDGVAYEEEFKDGGHPVGTLKRLGKTKEKTGTTITFKPDEKIFSTIKYKYETIQERIRESAFLLKGVRFVLTDEREPEHHDDFKYDNGIESFVSYLNEGKDTLNDVFYFSGKQDEIEVEFSGQYSDSYSESLVSFVNNVRTADGGTHEVGARSGFTRAFNDYAKKQGLLGKKDKNIDGSDYREGLSAVLSVKIPEEQLEFEGQTKGKLGTPQARSVVDAIVYEKMSYYLMENGELAQELVKKAQRARDAREAAKKARNESRNGKKRRKKEVLSGKLTPAQSRNPKKNELFLVEGDSAGGSAKQGRDRRFQAILPLRGKVLNTQKAKLQDIFKNEEINTMIYTIGAGVGAEFNVADSNYDKVIIMTDADDDGAHIQILLLTFFYRYMRPMIENGKVYIALPPLYRLQKGRGKNTQVKYSWTDEELRADEDKMGRGYALQRFKGLGEMNAEQLWQTTMNPESRMLIRVKIDDAALAERRVTTLMGDKVDARRRWIEENVKFRMGENASILEEENE; this is encoded by the coding sequence TTGGTTAAAGCAAATAAAAAAACGAATTCTTATGATGACTCATCAATCCAGATTCTTCATGGTTTAGAAGCTGTTCGTAAGCGCCCAGGAATGTACATTGGATCGACAGATATCCATGGATTAAATCAGCTCGTTTACGAAATAGTTGATAATTCAGTTGATGAGGCAATGGCCGGGTTTGGTCAAGAAATTGATGTAACCATCCATCAAGACAATAGCGTGACCGTCCGCGATTTTGGTCGTGGAATGCCAACAGGGATGCATAAATCAGGCAGACCGACAATTGAAGTCATTCTGACCGTTTTGCATGCCGGCGGTAAGTTCACGGAGCAAAACTATAAAACTTCAGGTGGATTACATGGTGTTGGTTCTTCGGTAGTTAACGCTCTTTCCAGTTATATGGATGTTAAGGTTGTTCGCGATGGCGTTGCCTATGAAGAAGAGTTTAAGGATGGCGGTCATCCTGTTGGTACTTTGAAGCGTTTAGGCAAGACAAAGGAAAAAACAGGAACGACAATCACCTTTAAACCGGATGAGAAGATTTTTTCAACGATTAAGTATAAGTATGAGACGATTCAGGAAAGAATTAGAGAATCTGCCTTCTTATTAAAAGGCGTTCGCTTTGTTTTGACTGATGAACGTGAGCCTGAGCATCATGATGATTTTAAGTATGACAATGGGATTGAGTCTTTTGTGTCCTACTTAAATGAAGGCAAAGATACGTTAAATGATGTTTTTTACTTTTCAGGTAAACAAGACGAAATCGAAGTCGAATTCAGTGGTCAATACAGTGACAGTTACTCTGAAAGTCTAGTATCGTTTGTTAATAATGTGCGAACTGCTGATGGTGGTACACACGAAGTTGGTGCACGAAGCGGTTTTACGCGGGCATTTAACGATTATGCTAAAAAGCAAGGCTTATTAGGTAAAAAAGATAAAAATATTGATGGCTCCGACTACCGTGAAGGTCTAAGTGCTGTGCTATCCGTCAAGATACCAGAAGAACAACTGGAATTTGAAGGACAGACGAAGGGCAAATTAGGCACGCCGCAAGCAAGATCAGTCGTAGACGCAATTGTTTACGAAAAGATGTCTTATTACTTAATGGAAAACGGCGAATTGGCCCAGGAATTAGTGAAAAAAGCTCAGCGTGCAAGGGATGCACGTGAGGCAGCTAAAAAGGCTCGAAATGAGAGTCGAAATGGTAAAAAACGTCGGAAAAAAGAAGTACTCTCGGGTAAACTGACACCAGCACAATCACGTAATCCTAAAAAGAACGAATTGTTCCTAGTTGAGGGGGATTCAGCTGGTGGTTCTGCAAAGCAGGGACGTGACCGTCGCTTCCAAGCTATTCTGCCATTGCGTGGTAAGGTGTTAAATACGCAAAAAGCTAAATTGCAGGATATTTTTAAAAATGAAGAAATCAATACGATGATCTATACCATCGGTGCGGGAGTTGGCGCTGAATTTAATGTTGCTGATTCTAATTACGACAAAGTCATTATTATGACGGATGCCGATGACGATGGTGCTCACATTCAGATCTTGCTGTTGACTTTCTTTTACCGCTACATGCGACCAATGATTGAAAACGGCAAAGTATATATTGCTTTACCGCCTTTATATCGGTTGCAAAAGGGTCGTGGCAAGAATACTCAAGTTAAATATTCTTGGACTGATGAGGAATTGCGGGCTGACGAAGATAAGATGGGCCGCGGTTACGCTTTGCAGCGATTTAAAGGTTTGGGGGAAATGAATGCCGAGCAGTTGTGGCAAACAACAATGAACCCAGAATCTAGAATGCTTATTAGAGTTAAAATCGATGATGCAGCTTTAGCTGAACGCCGAGTTACCACGCTAATGGGCGACAAGGTCGATGCCAGAAGAAGATGGATTGAAGAAAATGTTAAGTTCAGAATGGGCGAAAATGCTTCAATCTTGGAAGAAGAAAATGAGTAA
- a CDS encoding helix-turn-helix domain-containing protein, giving the protein MSINLGKEICRRRREQKLTQEDLAELSDLSVNFISRLERTKNQNISIQKLDSIARALNTTTPDIIMNAYRFKEVKVENHHDNTPVFIKKVLNELRKMDPEKAERVCKSFIILAKEINKD; this is encoded by the coding sequence ATGAGTATAAATTTAGGAAAAGAGATATGCCGTCGTAGACGTGAGCAGAAGCTGACACAGGAGGACCTCGCTGAATTAAGCGATTTGTCAGTTAACTTTATTTCACGTCTTGAAAGAACTAAGAACCAAAACATTAGTATTCAAAAATTGGATTCTATTGCTAGAGCTTTGAATACTACTACGCCGGATATTATTATGAATGCTTACCGCTTCAAAGAAGTTAAGGTTGAAAATCATCATGATAATACACCGGTATTTATCAAGAAGGTTCTTAATGAATTAAGAAAGATGGATCCAGAAAAAGCTGAAAGAGTATGCAAGTCTTTCATTATTCTGGCCAAAGAAATTAATAAAGATTAA
- a CDS encoding LysR family transcriptional regulator translates to MPKTDTILSTKSLHYFLQLIDTMNYTQAAQILGITQPALTQQIKKIEHAIGTPLFGQMGKKLYLTEAGKQLQTGAIKLLGTINSVVNDIQEFTQADKGNISIGVLDSVDSEVLRKFLVKFNQKSPDITVNVCYFNRKDLWYNLDNNLIDLALIYVPDNMKKSQVNLQNQYDYMKVCEDRLTILTHDKKAKAGKSYPVSEFIDRQWVAYPDNFYLTQIMREKFGSKMNAKNGMKVPLSFSSTKQLLDTAEETEYDTFINNSYYQLHKNDINLTPIYLKDDTKFSTSVIYRKGKKDVPRIERFLAEFKKFLDE, encoded by the coding sequence ATGCCTAAAACAGATACAATACTCTCAACTAAGTCTTTACATTATTTTTTACAGCTGATTGATACTATGAACTATACTCAAGCGGCCCAAATCTTAGGAATTACACAACCAGCTTTGACTCAACAAATTAAAAAAATCGAGCACGCGATTGGTACTCCTTTGTTTGGACAGATGGGTAAGAAGCTTTATCTGACTGAAGCAGGCAAGCAGCTGCAAACGGGTGCAATCAAGCTTTTGGGGACAATCAATTCAGTTGTCAATGATATTCAGGAGTTTACTCAAGCAGATAAGGGTAATATCTCAATCGGAGTCTTAGATAGTGTAGACTCTGAAGTATTACGAAAGTTTTTGGTCAAATTTAACCAAAAAAGTCCTGATATAACCGTAAACGTATGCTATTTTAATCGGAAGGATCTTTGGTATAATCTGGACAATAATTTAATTGATTTGGCACTTATTTATGTGCCGGATAATATGAAGAAGAGTCAGGTTAATCTCCAGAATCAATACGATTACATGAAAGTTTGTGAAGATCGGCTTACGATCTTGACGCATGATAAAAAAGCGAAGGCTGGAAAATCTTACCCGGTTTCTGAATTTATTGACAGACAGTGGGTAGCATATCCAGATAATTTTTATCTGACCCAAATAATGAGGGAAAAATTTGGTAGTAAGATGAATGCTAAAAATGGCATGAAGGTGCCGCTCAGCTTTTCTTCAACAAAGCAATTGCTTGATACGGCTGAAGAAACTGAGTACGATACTTTTATTAATAACTCATACTATCAATTACATAAAAATGACATCAATTTAACCCCGATTTATTTGAAAGATGATACAAAATTCTCAACGTCAGTAATTTATCGCAAGGGTAAAAAAGACGTTCCCCGAATTGAACGCTTTTTAGCCGAATTCAAAAAATTCTTGGATGAATAA
- the hslV gene encoding HslVU peptidase proteolytic subunit — protein MTTICSVKYNGKTAIAGDGQVTLGEKVIAKATAKKIRRIYHDRVVIGFAGGVADAVSLQEMLEGKLEAFGGDLRRAAVEMAQAWRKDATLQKLDAMLIAFNEKDLLLISGNGEVLEPDENVVAIGSGGNFAQAAAIAMTRHSSGMSASEIAHEAVEIASGIDIFTDDQIHTDEL, from the coding sequence ATGACAACGATTTGTTCAGTTAAATATAACGGAAAAACAGCAATTGCTGGTGACGGCCAAGTAACCTTAGGCGAAAAGGTCATTGCTAAGGCAACGGCTAAAAAAATAAGACGCATATACCATGATCGCGTCGTCATCGGCTTTGCTGGTGGTGTGGCCGATGCAGTTAGCTTGCAGGAAATGCTTGAAGGAAAGTTAGAAGCATTTGGTGGTGATTTACGGCGTGCGGCGGTTGAAATGGCCCAAGCTTGGCGTAAGGATGCTACCTTACAAAAATTAGATGCAATGCTGATTGCCTTTAACGAAAAGGATTTATTGCTTATTTCAGGTAATGGTGAAGTGCTTGAGCCTGATGAAAATGTTGTAGCAATCGGTTCGGGTGGTAATTTTGCCCAGGCTGCTGCTATCGCGATGACGCGCCATTCTTCGGGGATGTCTGCCAGTGAAATTGCTCATGAAGCAGTTGAGATTGCTTCCGGTATCGATATTTTTACTGATGATCAGATTCATACAGATGAACTTTAA
- a CDS encoding manganese-dependent inorganic pyrophosphatase: MEKELIFGHQNPDTDAIGTAIAYSYLQNKLGYNTEPVALGEANDETAFALKKFGFEAPRVIKTAANEVDKVMLVDHNEPQQSVSDIDQVTVTHVVDHHRIMNFNTSSPLFYLAAPVGCTSTIMWQLYQHYNVEIPQNIAGIMLSAIISDTLLLKSPTTTDEDKKAVKALAEIADVDYEKYGLEELKAGTNIASKSEEDLIDLDAKSFDLNGKTVRVAQINVVDLPEAMERKNAFLKAMNAASASENYDLFMLLITNVLDSDSKALVTGSDDAIAAFEKAFGKVADSEISLPGVVSRKKQVVPPLTEAFN, translated from the coding sequence ATGGAAAAAGAGTTAATTTTTGGCCATCAAAATCCTGATACAGATGCGATTGGGACTGCTATTGCATACTCATACTTGCAAAACAAGCTGGGTTATAATACTGAGCCAGTTGCATTGGGTGAGGCTAATGATGAGACTGCATTTGCGCTGAAAAAATTTGGCTTTGAAGCTCCTAGAGTTATTAAAACTGCCGCAAATGAAGTAGACAAGGTAATGCTTGTTGATCACAATGAACCGCAGCAAAGTGTTTCAGATATTGATCAGGTAACTGTTACTCATGTGGTTGATCACCATCGAATTATGAATTTTAATACTAGCTCACCATTATTCTACCTAGCTGCTCCTGTTGGCTGTACAAGTACGATTATGTGGCAATTATATCAGCACTACAATGTTGAAATTCCCCAAAATATCGCTGGAATTATGCTTTCCGCAATTATTTCCGATACTTTGCTTTTGAAATCACCGACAACTACGGATGAAGATAAGAAAGCAGTTAAAGCATTAGCAGAAATTGCTGACGTGGACTACGAAAAATATGGTCTTGAAGAATTAAAGGCTGGAACTAATATCGCCAGCAAGTCTGAAGAAGACTTAATTGACTTAGATGCTAAGAGCTTTGATTTAAACGGCAAAACTGTCCGTGTAGCGCAAATTAATGTGGTTGACTTACCAGAAGCGATGGAACGTAAAAATGCCTTCTTGAAGGCAATGAACGCTGCTTCAGCAAGTGAAAATTATGATTTGTTCATGTTGCTAATTACTAATGTACTTGACTCTGATTCAAAGGCATTAGTAACCGGCTCAGATGATGCTATAGCAGCATTTGAGAAGGCTTTTGGCAAGGTTGCTGATTCAGAAATTAGTTTGCCAGGGGTAGTATCACGTAAAAAGCAAGTGGTTCCGCCATTGACTGAAGCATTTAACTAA
- the plsY gene encoding glycerol-3-phosphate 1-O-acyltransferase PlsY yields MINLKLILVFILAYLLGSFPTGVIVGKIFFAEDIRDYGSGNIGTTNSFRVFGPVAGSFVLIVDVLKGTLATSLPRLFHLPGPKYLLLISGGLAILGHTCSIFLKFKGGKAVATSAGLFLGYNLKFFAVCAVIFLPLVFITSYVSLSSLIAVVLIFIATFFFHDIFLEVIVGCIMIILFVRHRSNIKRLIHHQENIIPFGLWYWYKKSHHKL; encoded by the coding sequence ATGATAAATCTTAAATTAATACTGGTATTTATTCTAGCATACTTGCTCGGATCCTTCCCAACAGGTGTAATCGTCGGTAAAATATTTTTCGCAGAAGATATCCGTGATTATGGCTCTGGTAATATCGGTACAACAAATTCCTTTCGCGTCTTTGGACCGGTTGCTGGAAGTTTCGTTTTGATAGTTGATGTTCTCAAGGGAACACTTGCAACAAGCTTGCCACGACTGTTTCACCTTCCAGGGCCAAAATATTTATTGCTAATTTCTGGTGGATTAGCTATTTTGGGACATACTTGTTCAATTTTTCTTAAATTTAAGGGTGGAAAAGCAGTTGCAACAAGTGCAGGCCTGTTTTTGGGTTATAACCTAAAATTCTTTGCCGTCTGTGCAGTGATTTTCTTGCCACTGGTATTCATTACATCGTATGTTAGTTTATCCAGTCTAATCGCAGTCGTATTAATTTTTATTGCTACCTTTTTCTTTCATGACATTTTCCTTGAGGTAATTGTTGGCTGCATCATGATCATTTTATTTGTTCGTCACCGCAGTAACATCAAGCGGCTCATTCACCACCAAGAAAATATCATCCCTTTCGGGTTGTGGTACTGGTATAAAAAAAGCCACCACAAGTTATAA
- the hslU gene encoding ATP-dependent protease ATPase subunit HslU: protein METKTPKQIVSLLDEYIIGQDEAKKAVAVALYNRYRRMQLPKKMQEDITPKNLLMAGPTGVGKTEIARRLALIVNAPFVKVEATKFTEVGYVGRDVESMVRDLVTEAVRMEEKEQFDRVRVQAAKEANKTLVRLLVPGIKHEKRQNQMQEFQDMMSMLMTNGQNNDQAADTDQDEVTDEIRNERLSVAEQLNKGLLEDRDVTIEVEQAPKVNPMNDMMSQMGMDMSSVLNGLVPKKRVKRTLPVKDAREVLIQEESRKMVDYDTIYQKAIERTANNGIIFIDEIDKITAGNKKTSGEVSREGVQRDILPIVEGSTVQTKYGPVSTDHILFIAAGAFSESKPSDLIPELQGRFPIRVELNALSKDDFVKILKDPADSLLEQYVALMKADGIKLIFTKEAVDRIAQIAYDVNQGTDNIGARRLSTILEKLLEDVLYEGPDMTMGEITVTQAYVDEKLSDIITNKDLTKFIL from the coding sequence ATGGAAACAAAAACGCCAAAACAAATCGTTAGTTTATTAGACGAATATATTATCGGTCAAGACGAGGCCAAGAAGGCAGTGGCTGTTGCTTTGTACAACCGTTATCGAAGAATGCAGCTACCTAAAAAGATGCAGGAAGACATCACTCCGAAAAACTTGCTTATGGCAGGTCCAACCGGGGTAGGTAAAACCGAAATAGCTAGAAGACTTGCTCTGATTGTCAATGCTCCGTTTGTTAAGGTGGAAGCAACCAAATTTACGGAAGTCGGTTATGTTGGACGGGACGTTGAATCGATGGTACGCGACCTAGTAACTGAAGCAGTTCGAATGGAAGAAAAAGAGCAGTTTGATCGTGTACGTGTGCAGGCAGCTAAAGAAGCCAATAAGACATTGGTTCGGTTGTTAGTTCCTGGCATTAAGCACGAAAAACGGCAAAATCAAATGCAAGAATTCCAGGACATGATGTCAATGCTGATGACCAATGGTCAAAATAATGATCAAGCAGCCGATACTGATCAAGATGAAGTAACTGACGAAATTAGGAATGAACGTTTGTCAGTTGCTGAACAGCTAAATAAGGGATTGTTAGAAGATCGGGACGTCACGATTGAAGTAGAACAAGCTCCTAAAGTTAATCCAATGAATGATATGATGAGTCAAATGGGAATGGACATGAGTTCCGTACTTAATGGCTTAGTCCCTAAAAAGCGGGTTAAACGGACGCTACCGGTCAAAGATGCCCGTGAAGTCTTGATTCAAGAAGAATCTAGAAAAATGGTTGACTACGATACAATTTACCAAAAAGCAATTGAACGGACAGCCAACAACGGAATTATTTTTATTGATGAAATTGATAAAATTACTGCTGGCAACAAAAAGACTTCGGGTGAGGTATCTCGTGAAGGTGTACAGCGTGATATTTTGCCAATCGTTGAAGGATCGACTGTCCAGACAAAGTACGGTCCGGTTTCAACTGACCATATTTTGTTCATTGCTGCAGGGGCTTTTTCTGAGTCAAAGCCAAGCGATTTGATTCCAGAACTGCAAGGACGTTTCCCAATTCGGGTTGAACTTAATGCTCTTTCAAAAGATGATTTTGTAAAAATTCTGAAGGATCCAGCTGATTCCCTACTTGAGCAATATGTTGCTTTGATGAAAGCAGATGGCATCAAGCTAATCTTTACTAAAGAAGCAGTTGACCGTATTGCACAAATTGCTTATGACGTTAACCAGGGAACAGATAATATTGGGGCTAGAAGACTGTCAACTATTCTCGAAAAGCTGCTTGAAGATGTCCTTTATGAAGGACCTGATATGACCATGGGTGAAATAACTGTAACCCAAGCATATGTTGATGAAAAACTTAGTGATATAATAACTAATAAGGATTTAACTAAGTTTATTCTGTAA
- the parC gene encoding DNA topoisomerase IV subunit A, which produces MATKERIREMPLEQVMGERFGRYSKYIIQERALPDIRDGLKPVQRRILYAMYRDGNTYDKPFKKAAKAVGNIMGNFHPHGDSSIYGALVHLSQDWKMRETLIEMHGNNGSMDGDGPAAMRYTESRLSKISNMLLQDIDKDTVNMVLNFDDTEYEPTVLPVRFPNLLVNGSTGISAGYATEIPPHNLTEVIDATIYLLKHPDATLDDLMKFVKGPDFPTGAIVMGQKGLKEAYETGRGRVQVRAKSSIQEIRGHREEIVITEIPYAVNKALLVKKMDEIRLNKEIDGIAEVRDETDRHGLSIVVELKKGADAQNILNYLFKNTELQVSYNFNMVAIDHMTPMQVGLKHILASYLEHEKDVVTKRTKYDLNKAENRLEIIQGLIHAMDILDEVIKVIRASKNKTEAKVNLAKKFGFTERQAEAIVSLQLYRLTNTDVDALVDEQTDLNQKIARYQTLLSDSKVLDKEVIKELSIVKREFGNPRRTEISAETAKIQIDEKALVADEQVRVLISRDGYLKRSSLRSWQSSDDEDNGLPDGDEVVFEKTLSTLTNLYLFTNRGNLIYRPVNELVETKWKDTGQHLSQEIGLNSEEQIIRVFEFDQLDQDVNFLLATDDGYIKQLQLQNLQPTRTYRSRAITAIKMKKDDSQVVRVDLIKPDTKAEIILFTHKAYAVRYDVSEVPESGAKAAGVKSVNLKDDDFVVSYILVDPQYFNLVRVGLVTQRGAFKQFKVKLINKVSRAKRGVLVLRELKNNPHRIVAVASYGQDHKLTITTSSKRRIKLETNDYPLGDRYSNGSFVVDTTSDGIPVNLQIGKPLSSR; this is translated from the coding sequence ATGGCAACAAAAGAACGAATTCGTGAAATGCCGCTTGAGCAGGTCATGGGTGAACGTTTTGGAAGATACTCCAAGTACATTATTCAAGAACGGGCTTTGCCGGATATTCGTGATGGTTTGAAACCCGTTCAAAGAAGAATCTTGTATGCTATGTACCGGGACGGGAATACCTATGACAAACCCTTTAAAAAGGCTGCCAAGGCGGTTGGTAATATCATGGGTAACTTCCATCCCCATGGTGACAGTTCAATCTATGGTGCTTTAGTTCACTTGTCACAAGATTGGAAGATGCGTGAGACTTTAATTGAAATGCACGGTAACAACGGTTCAATGGATGGTGACGGTCCTGCGGCGATGCGTTACACGGAATCACGTTTAAGCAAAATATCAAATATGCTTTTACAGGACATTGATAAAGATACGGTTAATATGGTGCTTAATTTCGATGACACGGAATATGAACCAACCGTTTTACCTGTCCGTTTTCCTAATCTATTAGTTAATGGTTCAACGGGAATTTCAGCTGGTTATGCAACAGAAATTCCGCCACACAACTTAACGGAAGTAATTGATGCGACCATCTATTTATTAAAGCACCCGGATGCAACCTTAGATGACTTAATGAAGTTTGTTAAAGGTCCCGATTTTCCTACCGGTGCAATCGTGATGGGACAAAAAGGGCTAAAAGAAGCGTATGAAACTGGTCGTGGTCGTGTGCAAGTGCGGGCCAAGTCATCTATTCAGGAAATTCGTGGTCACCGTGAAGAAATTGTCATTACGGAAATACCATATGCAGTCAATAAGGCTCTTTTAGTCAAAAAGATGGATGAAATCCGTTTGAATAAAGAAATTGACGGCATTGCGGAAGTACGTGATGAAACTGATCGTCATGGTTTGTCAATTGTTGTCGAACTTAAAAAGGGTGCAGATGCACAAAATATTTTAAATTATCTTTTTAAGAACACGGAATTACAAGTTTCCTACAACTTCAACATGGTCGCAATTGATCATATGACACCAATGCAAGTTGGTTTAAAGCATATCCTAGCGTCTTATTTGGAGCATGAGAAAGATGTAGTTACTAAAAGAACTAAGTACGACCTTAATAAAGCAGAGAATCGCCTAGAAATTATTCAAGGTTTGATTCACGCGATGGATATCCTTGATGAAGTAATTAAGGTGATTCGTGCTTCAAAGAATAAAACTGAAGCGAAGGTTAATTTGGCTAAAAAGTTCGGTTTTACTGAACGGCAAGCAGAGGCAATCGTTTCTTTGCAGCTTTACCGGTTAACTAATACCGATGTTGATGCATTAGTTGATGAGCAGACTGATTTAAACCAAAAGATTGCTCGGTATCAAACTTTGTTATCTGATTCAAAGGTTTTAGATAAAGAAGTCATTAAAGAGCTGTCGATTGTTAAGCGTGAATTTGGTAATCCAAGGCGAACGGAAATTTCGGCTGAAACGGCCAAGATTCAGATTGATGAAAAAGCATTGGTTGCTGATGAGCAAGTTCGAGTCCTAATAAGTAGGGATGGCTATTTAAAGCGTTCCTCTTTGCGTTCTTGGCAATCTAGTGATGATGAAGATAATGGTTTGCCGGATGGGGATGAAGTTGTTTTTGAAAAAACACTATCAACTCTGACCAATCTTTATCTCTTTACTAATCGCGGGAATTTGATTTACCGGCCAGTTAATGAATTAGTTGAAACTAAGTGGAAGGATACTGGTCAGCACCTTTCACAGGAAATTGGCTTAAACAGTGAAGAGCAAATCATCCGGGTCTTTGAATTTGATCAGCTTGATCAAGATGTCAACTTCCTGCTTGCAACTGATGATGGTTATATTAAGCAATTGCAATTGCAGAACCTGCAACCGACTAGAACCTACCGTTCCCGGGCAATTACTGCAATTAAAATGAAGAAAGATGATAGCCAGGTCGTACGAGTTGATTTAATTAAGCCGGATACTAAAGCAGAAATAATTTTATTTACCCATAAGGCATACGCTGTACGCTATGATGTCAGTGAAGTTCCTGAATCTGGTGCTAAAGCAGCCGGGGTAAAATCAGTTAACTTAAAAGATGATGATTTTGTTGTTTCTTATATTTTAGTTGATCCGCAATATTTCAATTTGGTACGAGTTGGCTTGGTAACGCAGCGAGGTGCATTTAAACAATTTAAAGTAAAACTAATTAATAAAGTTTCGCGTGCTAAACGCGGCGTTCTCGTATTGCGAGAACTCAAAAATAATCCTCATCGCATAGTAGCAGTGGCGTCATATGGCCAAGACCACAAATTAACAATTACTACTAGCAGCAAAAGGCGGATTAAACTGGAAACAAATGATTATCCACTTGGTGATCGCTATTCAAATGGTTCATTCGTAGTGGATACGACAAGTGACGGCATACCTGTTAATTTACAAATTGGTAAACCACTTAGTTCGAGATAA